The Pseudomonas parafulva genome includes a window with the following:
- a CDS encoding cupin-like domain-containing protein — translation MDLQSILSRLFANAHGVGIEGVYQFVFAHDRAFWSEVREQSRTGVGRHAAPDVTIEVAERDFLGIMGGTANVEELFASARLKITGNMGLATLLPQIINSARQGTSASKVAMNQRYPTPARISERVSAAQPVLREVPRLPRAQLSAERFAREYLPLGMPVVMSDALHDWPLFSMGREASIAHFAELQGITRHGDYVKKTFSTDRDFRATSMADFIASLDTPAKPGETPAYMGNNIVPEKLLALIRFPDYFERSRYIAPRIWIGPKGTLTPLHRDDTDNLFAQVWGQKSFILAAPHHRPALGTWSTSPKGGLDGCDFNPDAADYQRFPAARDVPFLRVVLQAGDLLFLPEGWFHQVESVSTSLSVNFWVNSGRGW, via the coding sequence GTGGACCTTCAGAGCATTCTCAGCAGGCTGTTCGCCAATGCCCATGGCGTGGGCATCGAGGGCGTCTACCAGTTCGTCTTCGCCCATGACCGGGCCTTCTGGTCGGAGGTACGCGAGCAGAGCCGCACCGGTGTTGGCCGCCACGCCGCGCCGGACGTCACCATCGAGGTAGCCGAACGCGACTTTCTCGGGATCATGGGCGGCACGGCCAATGTCGAGGAACTGTTCGCCAGTGCGCGGCTGAAGATCACCGGCAACATGGGCCTGGCCACGCTGCTGCCGCAGATCATCAACAGCGCGCGGCAAGGCACTTCGGCCAGCAAGGTGGCCATGAATCAACGCTACCCTACGCCCGCACGCATCAGCGAACGTGTATCGGCAGCGCAGCCTGTGCTGCGTGAGGTACCCCGCCTGCCGCGGGCGCAGCTGTCAGCCGAGCGTTTTGCCCGGGAGTACCTGCCGCTGGGCATGCCGGTGGTGATGAGCGATGCCCTGCACGACTGGCCGCTGTTCAGCATGGGGCGTGAGGCGTCCATCGCGCACTTTGCCGAGCTGCAAGGCATCACCCGCCACGGCGATTATGTGAAGAAAACTTTCTCCACCGACCGCGACTTTCGCGCCACCTCCATGGCCGACTTCATTGCCTCGCTGGATACGCCGGCCAAACCGGGTGAAACCCCAGCCTACATGGGCAACAACATCGTCCCGGAAAAGCTCCTGGCGCTGATCCGCTTCCCCGACTACTTCGAGCGTTCGCGCTACATCGCGCCGCGCATCTGGATTGGGCCCAAGGGCACGCTCACCCCCTTGCACCGGGATGACACCGACAACCTGTTCGCCCAGGTCTGGGGGCAGAAGTCGTTCATCCTTGCCGCCCCGCATCACCGTCCGGCGCTGGGCACCTGGTCGACCAGCCCCAAGGGTGGCCTGGACGGCTGCGACTTCAACCCCGATGCCGCCGACTACCAGCGGTTCCCGGCCGCCCGCGATGTGCCGTTCCTGCGTGTGGTGCTGCAAGCCGGCGACCTGCTGTTCTTGCCCGAGGGCTGGTTCCACCAGGTGGAGTCGGTGTCCACCTCGCTGTCGGTCAACTTCTGGGTGAACTCCGGTCGCGGTTGGTAA
- a CDS encoding non-ribosomal peptide synthetase, with the protein MNADKSLKLARRFIELPVDKRHLFLDGLRAEGIDFSQFPIAADVQVPDRDALSYAQQRMWFLWQLDPRSGAYNLPSAVRLSGPLNVAALEQAFACLVERHQSLRTVFAEGADGQVRQVAAKHPVHVAKHSLVELDADAQARRVRELAEQEALQPFDLAVGPLMRVSLLTLGAQEHVLLLTLHHIVSDGWSMNVLIDEFVQAYQAFAAGVEPALPALPVQYMDYALWQRKWLEAGEQARQLDYWREQLGDEQPLLELATDFPRPAVASQRGQRHELVIDPALAEQLRALARQHNVTLFMVLLAAFNVLLYRHTGQTDLRIGVPVANRNRAEVEGLIGLFVNTQVLRTTLQGQQSVASLLGAVKQTAAGAQAHQDLPFEQLVEALDLDRSLSHNPLFQVMYNHLPNVADIEVMTVGEGLELRPLEASSRPTPFDLTLTTFERGGHLHASLTYASELFEPATIALMAGHWLQLLQAMSEDADQPLDQLPLLDAHQAALLHQQAAGPQAPAAPSALEMFEAQVQRVSHALALTFAGQRLSYAELDARANALALQLVELGVGAQVCVGLAAGRSLEMVIGLLAVWKAGAAYVPLDPAFPAQRLAYMIEDSRVGVLLTQQVLQASLPQLAGVTTLLLDPARPEVSARGPQRPIDAAELAYVIYTSGSTGTAKGVAVSHAALGNYLQGIFQTLPLQGASSMAVVSTLAADLGHTVLFGALCSGRSLHIIEQDVALDPQRFGAYMQDHGIDVLKIVPSHLEALLGADQPQQVLPARCLVLGGEACSPALIERLRALGRCDIINHYGPTETTVGVLTQSLSAADSPIVLGRPLPNTSTQVLDAGLQRQAPGSHGELYIGGAGLARGYQNRPGMTAERFVPDPFGAPGARLYRTGDRVRRLPSGELAFLGRVDRQVKLRGYRIDLDEVLLALRAAPQVRDAAVLLVGEAAHAQLVAYVVYAGTDAQAQLEAWLQARLPDYMLPSTYQALAVMPLTANGKLDTRALPQPTQARAAAAHVPPVTEREHALAGIWEQVLKVPAVGLGDNFFSLGGHSLLAVQIVSRVRRQLGLDLPLRAMFDTANLGELAQALEHCECYREQTAVAALPRSERLPASFAQQRQWLYWTLQPQSTAYHTPLAVRLQGELDRQALQRAMDTLLARHEALRTTFVQEDGQLYQQVQPAGAVDLQWTALPDASQPQLELAVRAEITRLFDLHQGPLMRVKVIERAMDEWVLVLTLHHITSDGWSMSLLVHEFVELYSAFNAGHTCPLQPLAVQYADYAHWQRQWLAQGEMQRQQAYWVERLGGEPVVLSLPTDHPRTAQLSDRGGRLDLHLPQDLERQVRELAQAQGVTLFQLFLGSFALLLQRHSGQPDLRIGVPVNNRNSQELEAVVGFFVNTLVMRLCPQPEQSAGHWLQTVKEVTLSAQANQDLPFDRLVEVLNPQRALNHNPLFQVMYNHLSTVGATATGTSLPGLQARELQLDGGGAQFELSLETLETPQGISVALVYAADLFEAATIERMAAHWQTLLRGMVACPAQAIGELPMLAASEQHGLRTWNQTAQRYPDEYCVHRLIEQQAQRSPEASAVAFGARQLTYRQLNNAANGLALQLIEGGVGPDVLVGIAAERSLELVIGLLAILKAGGAYLPLDPDYPEERLAYMIEDSRMALLLHAPGLRLPVPEGLATLELPAPQADPAHVPNPHVDLAPEHLAYVIYTSGSTGKPKGAGNRHVALANRLYWMQQAYELTAADRVLQKTPFSFDVSVWEFFWPLMTGAQLVVAEPGAHRDPAQLVALIEQHGISTLHFVPSMLQVFLQSPDLDGCHSLRRILCSGEALALDAQAQVFARLPKAGLYNLYGPTEAAIDVTHWTCVKEGSDSVPIGRPIANLHTYVLDAALQPVVPGVAGELYLGGVGLARGYHRRPALTAERFVASPLGNGERLYRTGDRVRYRADGVLEYLGRLDHQVKIRGQRIELGEIEARLLEVAGASETVVVARQDAQGQHLVGYVADACAPADLAAWQAQLKARLAETLPAYMVPSHLVWLPAMPLSPNGKLDRKALPAPDLDQARQAFQAPSTELECTVAAIWRQVLHLDQVGMADHFFDLGGHSLLATQVISRVAQELDLEVPLALLFEHSTLHAFTQAVSALQGQRVAPIAPVDRNQPLQLSFAQERQWFLWQLEPHSSAYHIPMALRLRGELDLQALEDSFNLLVQRHESLRTTFIQEQAQVRPVIHAHWRLPVPVHSVAGQEEEGAAIQAFLQVQTAQPFDLINGPLLRIGVLQLGAQDHVLTLVQHHIVSDGWSMQVLVDEWMQSYASLTSGAQPNLAPLPVQYLDYAHWQRDWLAAGERERQLMYWREQLGDEPVVLELPTDHPRPAVQSYRGARLGLTLDTQLTTGLQQLAQQHNVTLFMLLLASFQALLQRYSGQDDIRVGVPVANRHRLETERLIGFFVNTQVLRARFDGQLTVEALLEQVRQAALGAQQHQDLPFEQLVEALQPARSLSHNPLFQVMFTHRNLLDQQLGDGFKVPQLDVQTLSGEHHSAQFDLALDTFETPDGLGATWTFATDLFETSTLERMASHWQTLLRGMLASPQAPVAELPLMDAGQLDTARTWNQTAQRYPDEYCVHRLIEQQAQRSPEASAVVFGARHLTYRQLNNAANGLALQLIEGGVGPDVLVGIAAERSLELVIGLLAILKAGGAYLPLDPDYPEERLAYMIEDSRMALLLHAPGLRLPVPEGLATLELLAPQADPAHVPNPHVDLAPEHLAYVIYTSGSTGKPKGAGNRHVALANRLYWMQQAYELTAADRVLQKTPFSFDVSVWEFFWPLMTGAQLVVAEPGAHRDPAQLVALIEQHGISTLHFVPSMLQVFLQSPDLDGCHSLRRILCSGEALALDAQAQVFARLPKAGLYNLYGPTEAAIDVTHWTCVKEGSDSVPIGRPIANLHTYVLDAALQPVVPGVAGELYLGGVGLARGYHRRPALTAERFVASPLGNGERLYRTGDRVRYRADGVLEYLGRLDHQVKIRGQRIELGEIEARLLEVAEVRETVVLAQPGAAGAQLVGYVLVDGADLEPTRQALLRERLKAHLKANLPGYMVPGQWLLLEQWPLSPNGKLDRKALPLPQAAPPQHGYEAPQRPVECQLAAIWQDLLQLDKVGLNDHFFDLGGHSLLVVSLVSRIQLELGMKATAQLIFQYPTLGELARQLEHEGGAVDAATLDQLESLLDEMEAV; encoded by the coding sequence ATGAATGCCGATAAGTCCCTCAAGCTTGCCCGCCGTTTCATAGAGCTGCCAGTGGACAAGCGTCATCTGTTTCTGGATGGCCTGCGCGCCGAAGGCATCGACTTTTCCCAATTCCCCATCGCCGCCGACGTGCAGGTCCCGGACCGCGATGCACTGTCGTATGCCCAGCAGCGCATGTGGTTCCTCTGGCAGCTGGACCCGCGCAGCGGTGCCTACAACCTGCCCAGCGCCGTGCGCTTGAGCGGGCCTTTGAACGTGGCGGCGCTGGAGCAGGCCTTTGCTTGCCTTGTAGAGCGCCACCAGAGCCTGCGCACGGTGTTTGCCGAAGGCGCAGACGGCCAGGTCCGGCAGGTGGCTGCCAAACACCCGGTGCACGTTGCCAAGCACAGCCTGGTTGAGCTGGACGCCGATGCCCAGGCGCGCCGTGTGCGCGAGCTGGCCGAACAAGAGGCGCTGCAACCCTTCGATCTGGCCGTCGGCCCCTTGATGCGCGTGAGCTTGCTGACGCTTGGGGCGCAGGAGCATGTGCTGCTGTTGACCCTGCACCACATCGTGTCCGATGGCTGGTCGATGAACGTGCTCATCGACGAGTTCGTCCAGGCCTACCAAGCCTTTGCCGCAGGCGTTGAACCCGCGCTGCCGGCTTTGCCTGTCCAGTACATGGACTACGCCCTGTGGCAACGCAAGTGGCTGGAGGCCGGTGAGCAGGCGCGGCAGTTGGACTACTGGCGCGAGCAGTTGGGCGATGAGCAGCCGTTGCTGGAGCTTGCCACCGATTTTCCACGCCCGGCGGTGGCCAGCCAGCGCGGCCAGCGTCACGAGCTGGTCATCGATCCCGCCCTGGCGGAACAACTGCGGGCCCTGGCGCGCCAGCACAACGTGACCTTGTTCATGGTGTTGCTGGCAGCATTCAATGTGCTGTTGTACCGCCACACCGGCCAGACCGATCTGCGCATCGGCGTGCCCGTGGCCAACCGCAATCGGGCCGAGGTCGAAGGCTTGATCGGTCTGTTCGTCAACACCCAGGTGCTGCGCACCACCCTGCAAGGGCAGCAGTCGGTCGCCAGCCTGCTGGGCGCCGTGAAACAGACCGCCGCCGGTGCCCAGGCGCACCAGGACCTGCCCTTCGAACAGTTGGTCGAGGCCCTGGACCTTGACCGCAGCCTGAGCCATAACCCGCTGTTCCAGGTGATGTACAACCACTTGCCGAACGTTGCCGATATCGAGGTGATGACGGTGGGCGAGGGGTTGGAACTGCGCCCTCTGGAGGCGAGCAGCCGCCCCACGCCCTTCGACCTGACCCTCACCACCTTCGAGCGCGGTGGCCACCTGCATGCCTCGCTGACCTACGCCAGCGAGCTGTTCGAGCCGGCCACCATCGCGCTTATGGCCGGGCACTGGCTGCAGCTGCTGCAGGCGATGAGCGAGGATGCCGACCAGCCACTGGACCAACTGCCTTTGCTCGACGCCCATCAGGCGGCGCTTTTGCACCAGCAGGCCGCAGGCCCGCAGGCACCGGCAGCGCCGTCGGCATTGGAGATGTTCGAGGCCCAGGTGCAGCGCGTTTCCCATGCCCTGGCGCTGACATTCGCTGGGCAACGCCTGAGCTACGCCGAGTTGGATGCCCGCGCCAACGCGCTGGCCCTGCAACTGGTCGAGCTGGGCGTCGGTGCTCAGGTGTGCGTCGGCCTGGCCGCCGGGCGCTCGTTGGAAATGGTGATCGGCCTGCTGGCCGTGTGGAAGGCCGGGGCGGCCTATGTACCGCTGGACCCGGCATTCCCCGCCCAGCGGCTGGCCTACATGATCGAGGACAGCCGGGTCGGCGTGCTACTGACCCAGCAGGTGCTGCAAGCCAGCCTGCCGCAGCTCGCCGGGGTGACGACCCTGTTGCTCGACCCCGCTCGCCCTGAAGTCAGTGCACGGGGCCCACAGCGGCCAATCGACGCGGCCGAGTTGGCCTACGTCATCTACACCTCCGGTTCCACCGGCACCGCCAAGGGCGTGGCCGTCAGCCACGCCGCCCTGGGCAACTACCTGCAAGGCATTTTCCAGACCCTGCCGCTGCAGGGCGCCAGCAGCATGGCGGTGGTCTCCACCCTGGCGGCGGACCTGGGGCATACCGTGCTGTTCGGCGCACTGTGCTCCGGGCGCTCGCTGCACATCATCGAGCAGGACGTGGCCCTCGACCCGCAGCGCTTCGGCGCCTACATGCAGGACCATGGCATCGACGTGCTGAAAATCGTGCCGTCGCACCTGGAGGCGCTGCTGGGCGCTGACCAACCGCAACAGGTGCTGCCTGCCCGCTGTCTGGTGCTCGGTGGCGAGGCCTGTTCGCCTGCACTGATCGAACGCCTGCGCGCACTGGGCCGCTGCGACATCATCAACCACTACGGCCCGACCGAAACCACCGTCGGCGTACTGACCCAGAGCCTCAGCGCGGCAGACAGCCCCATCGTGCTGGGCCGGCCATTGCCCAACACCAGCACCCAGGTGCTCGATGCCGGCCTGCAACGCCAGGCGCCGGGCAGCCACGGCGAGTTGTACATCGGCGGCGCCGGCCTTGCCCGTGGATACCAGAACCGCCCGGGCATGACCGCCGAACGCTTTGTGCCCGATCCCTTCGGCGCACCGGGTGCGCGCCTGTATCGCACAGGCGACCGGGTGCGTCGTCTGCCCTCGGGCGAGCTGGCGTTCCTTGGCCGTGTCGACCGCCAGGTCAAGCTGCGCGGCTACCGCATCGACCTGGATGAAGTGCTGCTGGCCCTGCGTGCGGCGCCCCAGGTGCGCGACGCGGCCGTGCTGCTGGTGGGCGAAGCGGCCCATGCGCAACTGGTGGCCTATGTGGTCTATGCGGGCACTGACGCGCAGGCGCAACTGGAAGCCTGGCTGCAAGCGCGCCTGCCTGATTACATGCTGCCCAGCACCTACCAGGCCCTGGCCGTCATGCCCCTGACCGCCAACGGCAAGCTCGACACCCGCGCGCTGCCTCAGCCGACCCAGGCGCGTGCCGCCGCTGCCCACGTGCCGCCTGTGACCGAGCGAGAACACGCCCTGGCGGGCATCTGGGAACAGGTGCTCAAGGTGCCGGCAGTGGGGCTTGGCGACAACTTCTTCAGCCTGGGGGGCCACTCGTTGCTGGCCGTGCAGATCGTCTCGCGGGTACGCCGCCAACTGGGGCTCGACCTGCCGCTGCGGGCCATGTTCGACACGGCCAACCTGGGTGAACTGGCCCAGGCGCTGGAGCACTGCGAGTGCTACCGCGAACAGACGGCCGTTGCGGCACTGCCGCGCAGCGAGCGCCTGCCGGCGTCATTCGCCCAGCAGCGTCAATGGCTGTACTGGACCCTGCAGCCCCAGAGCACCGCCTACCACACCCCGCTGGCCGTGCGGCTGCAGGGCGAGCTTGATCGCCAGGCCTTGCAGCGGGCGATGGACACCTTGCTGGCACGGCACGAAGCCTTGCGCACCACGTTCGTCCAGGAGGATGGCCAGCTTTATCAGCAGGTGCAGCCGGCCGGGGCGGTGGACCTGCAATGGACGGCCTTGCCCGATGCCAGCCAACCCCAGCTGGAGCTTGCGGTGCGCGCCGAAATCACGCGCCTGTTCGACCTGCACCAGGGGCCCCTGATGCGGGTCAAGGTGATCGAGCGCGCAATGGACGAATGGGTGCTGGTGCTGACGCTGCATCACATCACCTCCGACGGCTGGTCCATGAGCCTGTTGGTGCACGAGTTCGTCGAGCTCTACAGCGCCTTCAATGCCGGCCATACGTGCCCCCTGCAACCGCTGGCGGTGCAATACGCCGACTACGCCCACTGGCAGCGCCAGTGGCTGGCCCAAGGCGAGATGCAGCGCCAGCAGGCCTATTGGGTCGAACGCCTTGGGGGTGAACCGGTGGTGCTGTCGCTGCCGACCGATCACCCGCGCACGGCGCAGCTCAGCGACCGTGGCGGGCGCCTTGACCTGCACCTGCCGCAGGACCTGGAGCGTCAGGTACGCGAGCTGGCCCAGGCCCAGGGCGTCACTTTGTTCCAGCTGTTCCTGGGTAGCTTCGCCTTGCTGTTGCAACGCCACAGCGGCCAGCCGGACTTGCGCATCGGGGTGCCGGTGAACAACCGCAACAGCCAGGAGCTGGAGGCGGTGGTGGGCTTTTTCGTCAACACCTTGGTCATGCGCTTGTGCCCGCAACCTGAGCAGTCGGCAGGCCATTGGCTGCAGACGGTCAAGGAGGTGACGTTGTCGGCCCAGGCCAACCAGGACCTGCCGTTCGACCGCCTGGTGGAAGTGCTCAACCCCCAGCGCGCGCTGAATCACAACCCGCTGTTCCAAGTGATGTACAACCACCTGAGCACGGTCGGCGCCACTGCCACTGGCACCAGCCTGCCGGGTTTGCAGGCCCGCGAACTGCAGCTTGACGGCGGCGGCGCGCAGTTCGAGTTGTCCCTTGAGACCCTGGAAACGCCGCAGGGCATCTCCGTGGCCCTGGTGTACGCTGCCGACCTGTTCGAAGCCGCCACCATCGAGCGTATGGCCGCTCACTGGCAGACCCTGCTGCGCGGCATGGTGGCCTGCCCTGCACAGGCCATAGGCGAGCTGCCGATGCTCGCTGCCAGTGAACAGCACGGCCTGCGCACCTGGAACCAGACCGCGCAGCGTTACCCCGACGAATACTGTGTCCACCGCCTGATCGAGCAGCAGGCCCAGCGCAGCCCCGAGGCGAGCGCCGTGGCATTCGGCGCACGTCAACTCACCTATCGCCAGCTCAACAACGCCGCCAATGGCCTGGCCCTGCAGTTGATCGAGGGTGGCGTCGGCCCGGACGTGCTGGTAGGCATCGCCGCCGAGCGTTCGCTGGAGCTGGTCATCGGCCTGCTGGCGATCCTCAAGGCCGGTGGTGCCTACCTGCCGCTGGACCCGGACTACCCTGAGGAACGCCTGGCCTACATGATCGAGGACAGCCGCATGGCCTTGCTGCTGCATGCGCCAGGCCTGCGCCTGCCGGTGCCTGAAGGGCTGGCGACACTCGAACTGCCGGCCCCGCAGGCAGACCCGGCCCACGTACCGAACCCGCACGTCGACCTGGCGCCGGAGCACCTGGCCTACGTGATCTACACCTCTGGCTCCACCGGCAAGCCCAAGGGCGCCGGCAACCGCCACGTGGCCCTGGCCAACCGCCTGTACTGGATGCAGCAGGCCTATGAGCTGACCGCTGCTGACCGGGTGCTGCAAAAGACCCCGTTCAGCTTCGACGTGTCGGTGTGGGAGTTCTTCTGGCCGTTGATGACCGGCGCCCAACTGGTGGTGGCCGAGCCCGGCGCGCACCGCGACCCGGCGCAGTTGGTGGCGCTGATCGAGCAGCACGGCATCAGCACGCTGCACTTCGTGCCGTCGATGCTGCAGGTGTTCCTGCAATCGCCGGACCTGGACGGGTGCCACAGCCTGCGACGCATCCTGTGCAGTGGCGAGGCGCTGGCGCTCGATGCCCAGGCCCAGGTGTTCGCACGCCTGCCCAAGGCCGGCCTGTACAACCTGTACGGCCCGACCGAAGCCGCCATCGACGTCACCCACTGGACCTGCGTGAAGGAGGGCAGCGACAGCGTGCCCATCGGGCGTCCCATCGCCAACCTGCACACCTACGTGCTGGACGCGGCCCTGCAACCGGTGGTGCCGGGGGTAGCCGGTGAGTTGTACCTGGGTGGCGTAGGCCTGGCCCGTGGGTATCACCGCCGCCCGGCGCTGACCGCCGAGCGCTTCGTGGCAAGCCCTCTGGGTAATGGCGAGCGCTTGTACCGCACGGGTGATCGGGTGCGTTACCGCGCCGACGGCGTGCTGGAGTACCTCGGTCGCCTGGACCACCAGGTGAAGATCCGTGGCCAGCGCATCGAGCTTGGAGAAATCGAGGCGCGCCTGCTGGAGGTGGCCGGCGCGAGTGAAACCGTGGTCGTGGCCCGCCAGGATGCCCAAGGCCAGCACCTGGTCGGCTACGTGGCCGACGCGTGCGCGCCTGCTGATCTTGCCGCCTGGCAAGCCCAGCTCAAGGCCCGGCTGGCCGAGACCTTGCCGGCCTACATGGTGCCTTCGCACCTGGTGTGGCTGCCGGCAATGCCCTTGAGCCCCAACGGCAAGCTGGACCGCAAGGCCTTGCCTGCGCCTGATCTGGATCAAGCCCGGCAGGCTTTCCAGGCACCGAGCACCGAGCTCGAATGCACCGTTGCAGCCATCTGGCGCCAGGTGTTGCACCTGGACCAAGTAGGCATGGCCGATCACTTCTTCGACCTGGGCGGGCATTCGCTGCTCGCCACCCAGGTGATTTCGCGTGTTGCCCAGGAACTGGACCTGGAGGTGCCACTGGCGCTGCTGTTCGAACACAGCACCCTGCATGCCTTCACCCAGGCCGTGAGCGCCCTGCAAGGCCAACGCGTCGCGCCGATTGCCCCGGTGGACCGCAACCAGCCACTGCAGCTGTCGTTCGCCCAGGAGCGGCAGTGGTTCCTCTGGCAGCTGGAACCGCACAGCAGCGCCTATCACATCCCCATGGCCCTGCGCTTGCGTGGCGAGTTGGACCTGCAGGCGCTGGAAGACAGCTTCAACCTGCTGGTGCAGCGTCACGAAAGCCTGCGTACCACCTTCATCCAGGAGCAGGCTCAGGTTCGTCCGGTCATCCACGCCCACTGGCGTTTGCCTGTGCCGGTGCACTCCGTTGCGGGCCAAGAAGAGGAGGGCGCAGCGATCCAGGCCTTCCTCCAAGTCCAGACTGCCCAGCCCTTCGACTTGATCAATGGGCCGTTGCTGCGCATCGGTGTGCTGCAACTGGGTGCACAGGACCATGTGCTGACCCTGGTCCAGCACCACATCGTTTCCGATGGCTGGTCGATGCAGGTGTTGGTCGATGAATGGATGCAGAGCTATGCCAGCCTGACCAGCGGCGCGCAGCCCAACCTTGCGCCGCTGCCCGTCCAGTACCTGGATTACGCCCACTGGCAGCGCGACTGGCTGGCAGCCGGTGAGCGCGAGCGTCAGCTGATGTACTGGCGTGAGCAGTTGGGCGATGAGCCGGTGGTACTGGAGCTGCCCACCGATCACCCGCGTCCTGCGGTGCAGAGCTACCGCGGTGCCCGCCTGGGGCTGACCTTGGACACGCAGCTGACCACAGGCCTGCAACAGCTGGCGCAACAGCACAACGTCACGCTGTTCATGCTGCTGCTGGCCTCGTTCCAGGCGCTGTTGCAGCGTTACAGCGGCCAGGACGACATCCGTGTCGGCGTGCCCGTCGCCAACCGCCACCGCCTGGAGACCGAGCGGCTGATCGGCTTCTTCGTCAATACCCAGGTCCTGCGTGCGCGCTTCGATGGGCAACTGACCGTAGAGGCGCTGTTGGAACAAGTGCGCCAGGCCGCTTTGGGCGCCCAGCAGCATCAGGACCTGCCGTTCGAGCAACTGGTCGAAGCCCTGCAGCCTGCACGCAGCCTGAGCCACAACCCGCTGTTCCAGGTGATGTTCACCCACCGCAATCTGCTCGACCAGCAGCTGGGTGATGGCTTCAAGGTGCCGCAGCTCGATGTCCAGACCCTGAGCGGCGAACACCACAGTGCCCAGTTCGACCTGGCCCTGGACACCTTCGAGACACCCGACGGCCTGGGCGCGACCTGGACCTTCGCCACCGACCTGTTCGAAACCAGCACCCTTGAGCGCATGGCCAGCCATTGGCAAACCCTGCTGCGTGGCATGCTTGCCAGCCCCCAGGCGCCAGTGGCCGAGCTGCCCCTCATGGACGCAGGGCAGCTGGACACTGCGCGCACCTGGAACCAGACCGCGCAGCGTTACCCCGACGAATACTGTGTCCACCGCCTGATCGAACAGCAGGCCCAGCGCAGCCCCGAGGCGAGCGCCGTGGTGTTCGGCGCACGTCATCTCACCTATCGCCAGCTCAACAACGCCGCCAATGGCCTGGCCCTGCAGTTGATCGAGGGTGGCGTCGGCCCGGACGTGCTGGTAGGTATCGCCGCAGAGCGTTCGCTGGAGCTGGTCATCGGCCTGCTGGCCATCCTCAAGGCCGGTGGTGCCTACCTGCCGCTGGACCCGGACTACCCCGAGGAGCGCCTGGCCTACATGATCGAGGACAGCCGCATGGCCTTGCTGCTGCATGCGCCAGGCCTGCGCCTGCCGGTGCCTGAAGGGCTGGCGACGCTCGAACTGCTGGCCCCGCAGGCAGACCCGGCCCACGTACCGAACCCGCACGTCGACCTGGCGCCGGAGCACCTGGCCTACGTGATCTACACCTCTGGCTCCACCGGCAAGCCCAAGGGCGCCGGCAACCGCCACGTGGCCCTGGCCAACCGCCTGTACTGGATGCAGCAGGCCTATGAGCTGACCGCTGCTGACCGGGTGCTGCAAAAGACCCCGTTCAGCTTCGACGTGTCGGTGTGGGAGTTCTTCTGGCCGTTGATGACCGGCGCCCAACTGGTGGTGGCCGAGCCCGGCGCGCACCGCGACCCGGCGCAGTTGGTGGCGCTGATCGAGCAGCACGGCATCAGCACGCTGCACTTCGTGCCGTCGATGCTGCAGGTGTTCCTGCAATCGCCGGACCTGGACGGGTGCCACAGCCTGCGACGCATCCTGTGCAGTGGCGAGGCGCTGGCGCTCGATGCCCAGGCCCAGGTGTTCGCACGCCTGCCCAAGGCCGGCCTGTACAACCTGTACGGCCCGACCGAAGCCGCCATCGACGTCACCCACTGGACCTGCGTGAAGGAGGGCAGCGACAGCGTGCCCATCGGGCGTCCCATCGCCAACCTGCACACCTACGTGCTGGACGCGGCCCTGCAACCGGTGGTGCCGGGGGTAGCCGGTGAGTTGTACCTGGGTGGCGTAGGCCTGGCCCGTGGGTATCACCGCCGCCCGGCGCTGACCGCCGAGCGCTTCGTGGCAAGCCCTCTGGGTAATGGCGAGCGCTTGTACCGCACGGGTGATCGGGTGCGTTACCGCGCCGACGGCGTGCTGGAGTACCTCGGTCGCCTGGACCACCAGGTGAAGATCCGTGGCCAGCGCATCGAGCTTGGAGAAATCGAGGCGCGCCTGCTGGAGGTGGCCGAAGTCCGGGAAACGGTCGTGCTAGCTCAGCCTGGCGCCGCTGGCGCGCAACTGGTCGGCTACGTGCTGGTCGACGGTGCTGACCTGGAGCCCACCCGCCAGGCGCTGCTGCGCGAGCGCCTCAAGGCTCACCTCAAGGCCAACCTGCCCGGCTACATGGTCCCCGGCCAATGGCTGCTGCTGGAGCAGTGGCCGCTCAGCCCCAACGGCAAGCTGGACCGCAAGGCCTTGCCACTGCCCCAGGCAGCGCCACCACAACACGGCTACGAAGCCCCGCAACGCCCGGTCGAGTGCCAACTGGCAGCGATCTGGCAGGACCTGCTCCAGCTCGACAAGGTCGGCTTGAACGACCACTTCTTCGACCTGGGCGGTCACTCTCTTCTCGTCGTGAGCCTGGTCTCACGCATTCAACTCGAGCTTGGTATGAAGGCAACTGCGCAATTGATTTTCCAATACCCCACCCTGGGCGAGCTGGCCCGCCAACTGGAGCACGAAGGCGGGGCGGTGGATGCCGCCACCCTCGACCAGCTCGAAAGCCTGCTCGACGAAATGGAGGCGGTGTAA